The DNA segment GGTCCGACGCCGACTGGAGATAGGTGAGTTCGAGGCGCGACGGCGTACGGACGGTGAGCAGATTGGTGTTGCGGGCGATCACCCCGAGCACCCGGCCCTCCCGGCGCACCGGAATGGACTCGACCCGCACCGGCACCTCCTCGCGCCACTCCGGGTCGCCCTCGCGCACGATCCGCCCCTCGTCGAGGGCGGCGTCGAGCAGCGGACGCCGGCCGCGTGGAACGAGATGGCCGACCATGTCGTCCTGGTAGGAGGTGGGGCCGGTGTTCGGCCGCATCTGCGCCACGGAGACATAGCGGGTGCCGTCGCGGGTGGGCACCCACAGCACGAGGTCGGCGAAGGACAGGTCGGAGAGCAGCTGCCACTCCGAGACCAGCAGGTGCAGCCACTCGAGGTCGGTGTCACTCAGAGCGGTGTGCTGGCGTACGAGATCGTTCATGGAGGGCACGTGGGTGAGCGTACCCGCCGGATTCTTTCTGTCGTACGCATGGACAGAGGCGAATGGTCTAGTCCACAATGTGCGTGCAAAGACTTCCGCTCTCCCCGCACAGGAGAGTGGAGACGAGGTACGCGGCGCTCTCTGCCCTGACTGCGCCAAGACCTCCCACGGCCGCCGGGCACCGCACACCTGACGGCCGAAGCAGCTGAGGGCTGCGGTGCCGTACGGCCGGGCCGAGGGTCCCGACCGCACCGGCGCCGCGGCCCGCAGTCGTTTCCGGGGCGATGCCGCGGACTCACTCCTCCCCGGCGCCCGCGCGTCCGCGCCGGCCGGCAGCTCGCCGGTCTTCACATCGGCCCTGATCCGGCGCTCGAACTCCGCGATGTTCGCGTTCCGCCGGTCACGGAGGTCCTGTTCCACCTCTGCCGTCGAGCAGTTGGCAGCGGCGCTGATCACGAGGCAGCCGCGCGGATGGGCCGGCTCCGTGAGCGCGGCGGCGGACTCGTGGAGCAGCCGCGCGATCCCGGCGGCCCCCCGTCGACCGGTGACTCCGGGCCCGCATGCGATCCCCGCGTCACCGGTCGAACATGAGATGAGGGGGAACTCCTGGCGGGAGAGGGGCACTCTGCTAGATTGGTCTATACCACATGTTTGCACTCTCCAGATCGGCAGGCCCAGCGTGGAAGTTGTCATCGTCCCGGACGCCAAGGCAGGCGGCGAGGTCATCGCGGAGGCCATGGCCGAACTGCTGCGCCGCAAGCCCGACGCCCTGCTCGGTGTCGCCACCGGGTCGACCCCGCTGCCCGTCTACGAGGCGCTGGCCGCCAAGGTGGGCGCACGGGCCGTCGACGCCGCGCGGGCCCGGATCTGCCAGCTCGACGAGTACGTGGGGCTGCCGGCCGGGCATCCCGAGTCGTACCGCTCGGTGGTGCTGCGCGAGGTCGTGGAACCGCTCGGGCTGACCGAGACCTCCTTCATGGGACCCGACGGATCGGCCGAGGACATCCCGGCGGCCTGCACGGCGTACGACAGGGCGCTCGCCGAGGCCGGCGGGGTCGACCTCCAGCTCCTGGGCATCGGCACCGACGGGCACATAGGTTTCAACGAGCCCTGCTCCTCGCTCGCCTCCCGCACCCGGATCAAGACGCTCACCGAGCAGACCCGGGTCGACAACGCCCGGTTCTTCGACGGTGACATCGACCAGGTGCCGCACCACGTCATCACCCAGGGCATCGGGACGATCCTGGAGGCCCGCCATGTGGTGCTGCTGGCCACCGGGGAGGGCAAGGCCGAGGCCGTGGCGCAGACCGTGGAGGGTCCCGTGGCAGCCGTCGTGCCCGCCTCCGCGCTCCAGCTGCACCCGCACGCGACGGTCGTCGTGGACGAGGCGGCCGCGTCCAGGCTGAAGCTGGCCGACTACTTCCGCGCGACGTTCGCCTCGAAGCCGGAGTGGCAGGGCCTGTAGCGCAGCGGCACAGCGAAGAACGGCGAAGGGCCGGGCACCCGCGGGGTGCCCGGCCCACTCGTTCCGCTCCGCCTCGGTGCTACCGACCGGTGGCGCCCGTGATGAACTCGGCCGCCGCCCGGCCGCAGACCCGGGCGGCGCCGTGCGTCGCCAGATACAGAGCGCCGCGCGGCTCCGCCCGCGGGACCCCCATCTCGACCACGACCGTGCCGGGGCGGGCCGCGAGCAGCGCGTCCAGCGCGGCCGTCATCCACGGGTGGCGGTGGGCGTCACGGACGACCGCGACGATCGTGCGCTCCCCCGCGGCCGAGAGCACGTCGGCCGGTGCGCTGTCCGCCCCGTATGTGCCGGTCCCGGTGCCGGGCAGCAGTGCGGCCAGCTCGGCTGCGATGCCCCACGGGGTCTCGTCGCCGACGGCGATGTTCGCCCCCGGGGCGAAGACGGCTACGTACGGGGCGGTGGTCAGCGGCCGGTGGTCCGACGGGGTGGCCCGCAGCGCCCTGCGGGCAGCGACGAGCCCGATATCGGTACCGGGCGCGGTCCCCTCCTGCGACGCCGCGCCCGGCTCCGATGCCCCCCTGGCCCGGCGGGTCCACCCCGCGAGCGCGTGTACGCGCCCGGCGGC comes from the Streptomyces sp. NBC_01471 genome and includes:
- the nagB gene encoding glucosamine-6-phosphate deaminase, producing the protein MEVVIVPDAKAGGEVIAEAMAELLRRKPDALLGVATGSTPLPVYEALAAKVGARAVDAARARICQLDEYVGLPAGHPESYRSVVLREVVEPLGLTETSFMGPDGSAEDIPAACTAYDRALAEAGGVDLQLLGIGTDGHIGFNEPCSSLASRTRIKTLTEQTRVDNARFFDGDIDQVPHHVITQGIGTILEARHVVLLATGEGKAEAVAQTVEGPVAAVVPASALQLHPHATVVVDEAAASRLKLADYFRATFASKPEWQGL